TAGAACAGCTTATGACGAAGTGGATCCGAGAAACGCTGAGAAAAAGGTTGAAGTTGTTAAGAAGAAATTGAAAAAGCTTTATGAAGAGTATGGAGCCAAGTTTCAGAGTTCTTCTTCAACCTCTTCAGCAACACCGACTCCATATGAGCTTCTTACTGAGTCACCATTAGAAGATGATCTGAATTATGTAAGTCTTTTGCAGTTTATAAATTCATATATCATAATCTTGTTATATATCTAATGTGATGCTTGTTTAATACAATAACATAGGATCTGTTTGAACTTGAGCGGAGCATCCAGCCTGGTCTAGACAATAAGAAGACAAATCTGGAGATGTATTTAGAAGATCCTAGGCTAGATTCGAGGTCTTTTACCGACATAGAGATTTTAGGTTATTGGAAAGATCAAGAACAACACTATGGTGATTTAGCTTCTCTTGCATGTGATTTGCTCATCATTCCAATCACAACTATGGCATCAGAATCAGAATTTAGCATTGGAGGACAGATGATTAGTCCTTACAGAAACCGTCTTCTTCCAAAAAATGTTCAAGCACTCCTTTGTATTCGGAACTGGTTAAGAGGTTTTGCTGAATTTGAAGGTAGAATATTAGTTTTGATATTTGGTTTCTGATTTCATATATGAACTTTTATGTAactacataatttattttataatttcaggTGATGTTGAAGATTATTTTGATGAAGACAACTTAGACAAGGATCCAACAACCACATCATGTAGTTCTGCAATATGAGGTTAAAACTCTTTGGTAATGTACTCTGAAACTTGACCATAGTTTAGATACTCTGAAACTTGACTGAACAGCTCTCATAGGCTTATACAATAACAGCTAGCTAACTTGGTCGAGTTTGTATATTGTGGGCTTTCTTGTTGTTACTTTGTGTAGGTTTGTACTAGTATGATTCAGCTAGCTAGAACTTTAGTATTAGCTACTTGTGTGGCTGCGTTGAAGATGAATCTTCAGAATCGTTTCAGATGTTAGCTAAACCTATCTTGTTGAACACTTTGTACTCTTTTGATCGTGTTGATCACTTTGCCTCACCATTTTGACTCTCTTTTGTAACTGATCTTGCAGGTTCTTGTCATGGTGGATTAAACAATAGACAGATGATGAGAGTTCGAGCTGCGTTTTCCAAGGTAGTCTTGGTTGATACTTGAATGAAGTTCCTT
This region of Brassica napus cultivar Da-Ae chromosome C5, Da-Ae, whole genome shotgun sequence genomic DNA includes:
- the LOC106412282 gene encoding zinc finger BED domain-containing protein RICESLEEPER 3-like isoform X1, which produces MLLITLVCRRYSSIDIAATTNAYFLQVWKIECLLMKYASCDDPVMKEMAKKMRVKFSKYWDEYSLVLAMGVVLDPRLKLQILRTAYDEVDPRNAEKKVEVVKKKLKKLYEEYGAKFQSSSSTSSATPTPYELLTESPLEDDLNYDLFELERSIQPGLDNKKTNLEMYLEDPRLDSRSFTDIEILGYWKDQEQHYGDLASLACDLLIIPITTMASESEFSIGGQMISPYRNRLLPKNVQALLCIRNWLRGFAEFEGDVEDYFDEDNLDKDPTTTSCSSAI
- the LOC106412282 gene encoding zinc finger BED domain-containing protein RICESLEEPER 3-like isoform X2; amino-acid sequence: MLLITLVCRRYSSIDIAATTNAYFLQVWKIECLLMKYASCDDPVMKEMAKKMRVKFSKYWDEYSLVLAMGVVLDPRLKLQILRTAYDEVDPRNAEKKVEVVKKKLKKLYEEYGAKFQSSSSTSSLEDDLNYDLFELERSIQPGLDNKKTNLEMYLEDPRLDSRSFTDIEILGYWKDQEQHYGDLASLACDLLIIPITTMASESEFSIGGQMISPYRNRLLPKNVQALLCIRNWLRGFAEFEGDVEDYFDEDNLDKDPTTTSCSSAI